Genomic DNA from Deltaproteobacteria bacterium:
TATAAGGGATATTGAGCTTCAGGCTGTTGGTCCATTCGGAATTGGTAACCTCATAATCCTCGAATGGATCGTGATCCGTGTGATAGACGTTTGCCGCCCCGATGATACCTGAAGGGGGCACTTGATAACCGGCTGTCGCCGGATCCGCATCCGGGAACTGGGCGCAGAAGGCCGGATTGTTCGGGTCCGGACAGGGGGAAGGAAGACCCGCCGGTGCCCCTGGCGTGCCGGCTCCCCGAAAGATATGGGCATTCAGGTTATCCATGTAGTCGTGGTCGAGACGGTGGAGAAACCGGTTGTAGTCTGTCTTGTAGATGAGGACCCTCTTGAGCGAAAGGGCGCCGCCGTATTCCTGGTCATCTCCATCCCGATAGCGTCCGGTCGCGTCGAGATCGAGCCCGTTCGCGCCGCGGTAGTTGAGGCCACCGCCGAGATCCCATGTGAGGTTCTTGTCGTAGACGCTCTGGTACTCGGATGCGCCCTTGGCCCCCTGCTCGTCGTTGTCAATATCGTCCATGACCCAGGTCCCGCCGACACTGATCTCTCCTTCGAGGGGCTTTGCCTCCTCGGAGGCGGCGGACCCTATCCACCCGGCGCAGAGAAACGCCAGGCCAGTTCCCACTATGATCGTCTTTTTCATCATCTACCTCCTCTTACCTCGTCAGTCCCTTGCCCTGGCCGTTCACGCTCTGGGACGGCATGTCCGAGCCATGGACCTGGGAATGACACTGGGTACATTTGGTCATGAAGGACCTCTGGAAACCGCGGTCAGTGGCCGCGACAGTGTTCGATGGGTCCCCCGGCGGGGTGACGGCAAACTGGCTGTTCGAGGCCCTTGCCGCATGGAAATGACCCTCATGGCACTGGAGACACAGGAACGGCTCCTGCTGACGAAGGAGGTTGTTGGCCACGGTCCCGTGTGGATCATGGCAGATCATGCAGTCCTCCACCACTGGGTCGTGTTCAAACACGAACGGCCCCTGGTAGCGGGTGTGGCACTTGAAACAGAGGTCGTTCACCCTCTCGTCGGTCTTGAGCATACCCGGGCCGAAGTTCTCGCCCCCGTGGGGATTGTGGCAGGAGGAGCAGCCCATCTCCTCTTCCTTGACGGGGTGATGCGAGGGGAAATACATCTGGGCGTTCACGTCCTGATGGCAGGTGGCGCATAGATCCTTTTCTGCCTTGGTGAGAAGCATTTTGTTCGGATTCTCGTGCACCTTGTGGCAGGACGTGCAGGCCACGTCGTTCTCTGCGTGGGCCGAACCCGCCCAGTTCATGTGTGTCCCGATCTGGTGACAGGTGGTGCAGACACCAGCGACCTCCTCTCCCTCGAGGCCTTCGTGTCCGAAACGGAGGATCTTTTCCGGATCCCCATCAGATTCCACATGGAGGGATCCGGGGCCGTGACATCCCTCGCAGCCCGTTTGGTACCCCCCAGGGACCTCAAAGGACTGGATCCTCATGTGGACATTGTAACGATCGTTTGCATACGCCTCGTGACACCCGAGACAGGTGTCAGCCCCTACGTACTTGGCACAGGGATCAACAGTCGGGGCCTTTACTATGTCCGCCCGTTTCTGGAGACCCTGCGCACAGCCGACCAGGAGCGCCAGGCCGGCCACGCTTACCATGATCTTCCTGTACATATCTTCCTCCCTAACCGTTTTTTAAAACCCATGTGATTACCCAAAAATGCACTGCCTCTGGAGGCTTTATGAACTGACCGCCGTACCTATCTCACCTCCTTTCTAAATGTCTTTTAGAAAAATCCCTGAATCCGTGAGCCGACGTCCGGGGTATTTATTCCGTGCGGCAAATAGCCCCCGTCCATGGGGGCGGATTTGCCGTTCGAACCCCGTCCATGGGCGCCTCACTCCACAAATACCCCAGCCGTCGGCTTGTTCTGAAAAATCGCAAGGTTGAATACATAACCCACGTATTTAGGAAATCGGCAAAAAACAAAAAAGGAGGTCGCACGTACATGGCGCGATCCTCCTTCGATCATAAATAGCGGGGAAACCGGACCGGCATCCCGGAAACAAGGATGCTCAAATACCCTTATTCGGATTCCTCACCTTGTCCTCCCACAGCATGCCCGGAACTTTTCCCAAGCTCGGCAAAAAACAAAAAAGGAGGTCGCACGTACATGGCGCGATCCTCCTTCGATCATAAATGGCAGGGAAACCGGACCGGCATCCCGGAAACAAGGATGCTCAAATACCCTTATTCGGACTACTCACCTTGTCCTCCCACAGCATGCCCGGAACTTTTTCCAAGCATGGTCTGCGCATCATAAAACTCCAAGACCTCTGGAAATTTAATGAATATCCATTCAGCTTTTATCCATGTTACATATTTCATGAGCCCTGTCAAGAAAATGGACTCGAAAAAATCGATCCCCCAAATGGGCTCCATGCCTCTGAAAAAACCGATGCTGATCCCGCTGAAAAAACCCGATTCTTCTCGCGGCGTTGCTTCAATTTTCCAGTCCATGCGGCGTATCTGGAAATTTTGCGCCTTATTTCGCTACCCTGAATCCGTGAGATATGCACTCAATCTTTCGATTTCACAGCATAAGCCTACGGGCCGAGGTATTTGTGGATGGAGGCGCCTATGGACGGGCGCAGTCGGCAAATCTGCCCCCATGGACAGGGGCTATTTGCCGCACGAAACAAATACCCCGGCCGTAGGCTCACGGATTCAGGACTACATCTTTCACCCATGCGGACGCCAACTAAGCCTCAGCCGCGTACCTTGTCTCAAACTTTTTTAACCGCGCATGGGCCTCTCCATCCACAAACACCCCGAACGCCTGCCTGTGCATGGCAAGGCAGACAGGTCAGCTTATTTGTAAAATCAAAAGGTTGAGTGCATATTTCACGGATTCAGACTTGAATTTCCCCTCCGCGTGGGATATATCTTTCCGCTTCATCCCCCCCATACAATCATTTCGAGGAGACCGCCGTGTACACTGCATCCGATCTCAGAAAGGGATTAAAGATCGTCCTCGACGGACAGCCGTATATCGTCTCGGACTTCGAATTCTCCAAGCCCGGGAAGGGTCAAGCCCTCTACAGGTGCAAGCTCAAGAACATGGTCACCGGATACACGATGGATCGCACATACAGATCCGGAGACAAGTTTGAGCCCGCCAACCTCGACGAGGTCCGCATGCAGTTCCTCTACAAGGATGCCGAGGGCTTTCACTTCATGGACACGGTCAAATTCGACCAGGTCGCCCTGAGCGAGGAACAGGTCGGAGACGCCAAGAACTTTCTCAAGGAAAACATGGAGGTGGATGTCCTCTTTTTCGACGGAAATCCCATCAGCATCTCGCTCCCCATCTTTGTCGAACTCCTCGTCACGTGGGCGGAACCCGGCATAAAAGGCGACACGGCCACAGGGGCGACCAAACCCGTCACTCTCGAGACCGGACATGTGATCCAGGTGCCCCTCTTCATCGAACAGGGCGAAATCCTGAAAATCGACACACGGACCGGCCAATACGTGGAACGGGTAAAGAAATAGACACACGTCACGCCCACCTCATAGCCCGCGCCAGGATCCTCCGGGCGATCCGGGCCTTTTTCGATGAGGAAGGCTTTATCGAGGTCCAGACACCCATCCTCGTCCGTGCGCCCTTGCCCGAGCCCTGCATCGAGACCTTTTCCCTCACACTGCCCGACGGATCCAAACGGTATCTCATCCCCTCCCCTGAACTCCACATGAAGCCCCTCCTCGCCGAAGGGTTCGAGAAGGTCTTTCAGATCACGCCCGCCTTTCGCAGAGACGAGCGGGGCCCGCGCCACCTGCCGGAATTCACCCTTCTCGAATGGTACCGTACCGGGGCCACGTACAGGAAGCTCATGGAAGACTGCGAAGACCTTGTCGAAAGGACGGCCATGGCGGTAAAGGAAACAGGTTTTGTGCCCCCCCTGGATATCTCACGTCCTTTTGAGCGGATCCCCGTTCGGGAGGCGTTTATAAATTCCGCAGGCTGGGACCCCGGCCCTGATCCCGATCCCGAAAGGTTCGATTTCGATCTGGTCACACAGGTTGAGCCCTCGCTTTCCCGAACGCGTCCCGTTTTTCTCTACGACTATCCCGCTGCCCTCGCCTCCCTCGCGCGGCTCAAAAACGATGACCCGAACGTGTCCGAGAGGGTCGAACTCTATCTCGGCGGGATCGAGATCGCCAACGGATTTACCGAGCTCGTGGACCAGGATGAACAATCCAGGCGTTTTCGTGAGGACTTGCGCCTTCGGCAAAAACGTGGGCTTTCTGAATATCCGTGGCCGAAAGACTTTCTCCAGGCCCTCACGCACATGCCCCCATGCGCTGGAATGGCCCTGGGAATAGACCGGCTCGTCATGGTCCTCACAGGGGCCAAAGTTATAGATGACGTGGTCTCCTTCGTTGAGGGGTGAACCCAAATCATGCAGCTCGCGATTTTGTCGAATCCGATTCGTTGCCTGCCTGCCGACAGGCAGGTCGCCCCTTCCGCCTCGCATCTTCGGACCTGCAAGCTGCATAATTAGGGTTGATGCCCCGGTCAAAAATCAATAGGATGGCAGCATGAATAATTGATCGAGTGCAAAAGCCCATGAATTTTTCCACCAGCATCAACAAAAGGTATCCGGCGTGGCCTGTATGCGCCTGGTGATCACAAAAAATGGAACGGACCTGGCTGCCCTTTTTCTCTTTCTCCATATCCTCTACGTCTTTTGCATCTTTCCAGGGGGGGTATCTGCTGCAAACACCTCCAGGGAACGGGTTGAAGAAGCGATCACGGTCATTGATGAACTCCTTCGAAATCCCCAAACCTCCCATTGGGAAGGCCCGATCTTTCTCACCATAGGCGGGGGGAGTTTCGGATGGCAGATCGGGATCACCGCCTCTGATCTCGTTCTCGTGGTGATGAACCCCCGAGGGGCGGATGCCGTCATGCATGAAAATCTGGGCCTTGGTGGGGATATTTCGGTGGCAGCCGGCCCAATCGGGAGGCAATTCAAGGCAGGCACTGACATCACGATACGATCCGAGCTCCTTGCCTACTCCCGCTCCCGTGGGATATTCGCAGGCATCTCCCTCGAGGGGACATATATCCACCAAGACTATGCATCAAACGAGGCCTTCTACGGCAGCCCCTACACCCTGACCGAGATCATGGCGGGAGGCGCCACCCTCCCTCCTGAGGGGAAACGCCTCATAGACTTTCTCAATACGCGCGTACCCGCAGGCCCATCCCATTTCGGGCCATCCGGCTCAAGCCATACCCAACGCCCGGATTCGTGAGACCGGCTAAACTCACCACCAACTGCTCAACGACCTGCGTGATCCCCACCCGGGACCGGCGTGACATGCTCATCCCGGCGATCAGGAGCGTCAAGGAACAAAAGGTCCCTGTCTCTGAGATCATCCTGGTGGATGACGGCTCCATGGACGGCACTGCAGAGGCCGTCCGTTCCGCTTACCCGGACGTACATATAATCCGGACCAGCGGAGTCGGGCCCGGAGAGGCGCGAAACCTGGGTGTGCGGGCGTCGAAAAGTGCTGCCGTCATGTTCCTCGATTCGGACGACCGCTGGCTCCCTGATCATACCGAGGCGCTCCTCTCCATCGTGGCCGCAGGTTTTGATGTGGCCTATGGAGTCACGCTCACCGTTGACTCCCTTGCAGGGGGACGATTTCTCATCCCCGAAGAGGGCTGCGGTGTCCACGGAGCATGTCTCCATGCCCTTCTCCGCTGGTGTTTCCTCGTGCCTTCCTCTGTCTGCGTCACTCGAAAGGCCTTCGAGGAGGTGGGTGGTTTCGGTCCCCAGCCCATCGGCGAGGATTGGGTCTTTTTCCTCCGTCTTGCGTCCCGATTCCCATTCGGGTTCATTGATAAGATCATTACGGAGAGACTCCTCCACGAGAAAAGCCTCTCTCATGTCCGTGGAAACAGCGCCTCCATCCTCGACATCCTCTCCGTGATCAAAAATATCGTCCGGGAATTGGCGCCTCCCGGCTCAGAGGCCCATGAATGGATAGAACGATCGGAACAGTTCGCCCGGGAAAAGGCCCATACCTGGAGGACGATCCAGGACTGGTACATGGCCCTCAAGGCCTCAGGCATGCTGGACGCCCCTCTGTCGCGCAGACAGAGCACGCCCGGGTAGTCGCAATATCCCCGGACGTCCCGGAAGAGGCCCCCCGCGTCCCTCTCCCCATCGGAGAAGTGGGGGTCTCCCGAAAAACCGTCTGGATAGACCTTCCCGAAGGCAGGATCCCATTTGACGCGGATATCTCGGTCAATCTTCCCGCGGACTGCCGTGGGATACACATGTCACGTATAGAGGAGGCCGTCTCTGAGCTCCACTCCGTTTCGTTTCCGGACCCGGGGGCGTATGCGGAGAGACTGGCCCGCCTCGTCTCCAGGACCCAGCGAGGTGACGAGGTAAAGGTCCGGATCGCCGGCAGGATGCCTGTCCTCCGACAGACTGCCGTAAGCGGACGCCCTTCGGTCGATACCGTACGGATCCATGCCTCCTGCTCACTCGCCGTGACGGAGAAGGGACACCAAGAGGACACCCGCATCGGGCTCGCCGTCCACCACATCACGGCCTGTCCATGCACCCAGGTCTATGCCCGGACCCTGTGCGGCGGGTTCGACACCCCGCTTCCCTATCCGACCCATTCACAACGATCGGAGACCCGGATCGAGGTGGGAAGGACCGGAAACATCCCTTGCTACGAAGATCTGATGGAATGTCTCGAAATGGCCCTCCACGTGACACAGGACCTCCTCAAGCGCCCTGACGAGGCCGAAATCGTGATGAAATCCCACAGGGCCCCCCAGTTCGCCGAAGACGCCGTGCGAGAGGTCGCTCGGGAGGCGGGTCTTCGACTCGGGGGCAGACTTCCAGGATCGACACCGGTCATCATAGAATCGACGAGTCTTGAAAGCATCCACATCCACGATGTCCGATGCCGCATGGAGACCACACTCGCTTGCATCCTCGACGCCCTTTCCGCATGAAATACCGGGGGGTCCATCCGCTCCGATGATGGACACGAAGAATCATCCACCCGGTCAACGGATCGTTGTCTTTGAAGAACGCGGTTCCGGGGACCTCAAGATCGCGGGCATAGAGGTCTATGGTCGCGGGCTGACCATTGCGGAGGTCCACTCCATCGATGAGGACCTTCCTCCGGTCATAGACGATCCTGAGACCTTTTTCCCAGAATTTTTTCACGCAGACCTCGTTCTCGACTTCCTCAGGCATCCGGATCTGGCCCAACACCTTGTCACGGTCTGCTCTGCAAAAGGCATCCCCGTCATCTCGTCGGGCAAGCACATCGCAGGGGCGATCACGCCACCCACCTGCTGCAGCCTCGGCAAACGCAGGGAATGCGGGGCCTACGCCGAACGATTCGGCGTCCCCGAATACAGGCTCGTGCTCGAGGGGGAACGAATTGTCTGCATCGAGGCGGACCGGGGGGCGCCGTGCGGCGCGACCTGGCAGGTGATACCTCGGATCATCGGCCAAGAGGCGGATGAGGCCGTCCCCTTGATGGGCAGGGAGATCCAGTATCTGTGCGCCATCGATCCCTCGGCGTTTGATCCCGTTTCA
This window encodes:
- the genX gene encoding EF-P lysine aminoacylase GenX, which translates into the protein MDTRHAHLIARARILRAIRAFFDEEGFIEVQTPILVRAPLPEPCIETFSLTLPDGSKRYLIPSPELHMKPLLAEGFEKVFQITPAFRRDERGPRHLPEFTLLEWYRTGATYRKLMEDCEDLVERTAMAVKETGFVPPLDISRPFERIPVREAFINSAGWDPGPDPDPERFDFDLVTQVEPSLSRTRPVFLYDYPAALASLARLKNDDPNVSERVELYLGGIEIANGFTELVDQDEQSRRFREDLRLRQKRGLSEYPWPKDFLQALTHMPPCAGMALGIDRLVMVLTGAKVIDDVVSFVEG
- a CDS encoding DmsE family decaheme c-type cytochrome, with protein sequence MYRKIMVSVAGLALLVGCAQGLQKRADIVKAPTVDPCAKYVGADTCLGCHEAYANDRYNVHMRIQSFEVPGGYQTGCEGCHGPGSLHVESDGDPEKILRFGHEGLEGEEVAGVCTTCHQIGTHMNWAGSAHAENDVACTSCHKVHENPNKMLLTKAEKDLCATCHQDVNAQMYFPSHHPVKEEEMGCSSCHNPHGGENFGPGMLKTDERVNDLCFKCHTRYQGPFVFEHDPVVEDCMICHDPHGTVANNLLRQQEPFLCLQCHEGHFHAARASNSQFAVTPPGDPSNTVAATDRGFQRSFMTKCTQCHSQVHGSDMPSQSVNGQGKGLTR
- a CDS encoding DUF166 domain-containing protein, which translates into the protein MMDTKNHPPGQRIVVFEERGSGDLKIAGIEVYGRGLTIAEVHSIDEDLPPVIDDPETFFPEFFHADLVLDFLRHPDLAQHLVTVCSAKGIPVISSGKHIAGAITPPTCCSLGKRRECGAYAERFGVPEYRLVLEGERIVCIEADRGAPCGATWQVIPRIIGQEADEAVPLMGREIQYLCAIDPSAFDPVSGKSMLHHAGEVHMAALEKALSRAKRRL
- a CDS encoding lipid-binding SYLF domain-containing protein, with protein sequence MACMRLVITKNGTDLAALFLFLHILYVFCIFPGGVSAANTSRERVEEAITVIDELLRNPQTSHWEGPIFLTIGGGSFGWQIGITASDLVLVVMNPRGADAVMHENLGLGGDISVAAGPIGRQFKAGTDITIRSELLAYSRSRGIFAGISLEGTYIHQDYASNEAFYGSPYTLTEIMAGGATLPPEGKRLIDFLNTRVPAGPSHFGPSGSSHTQRPDS
- a CDS encoding GTP cyclohydrolase I FolE2; translated protein: MDRTIGTVRPGKGPYLEDDPGLVHGPQGLRHAGRPSVAQTEHARVVAISPDVPEEAPRVPLPIGEVGVSRKTVWIDLPEGRIPFDADISVNLPADCRGIHMSRIEEAVSELHSVSFPDPGAYAERLARLVSRTQRGDEVKVRIAGRMPVLRQTAVSGRPSVDTVRIHASCSLAVTEKGHQEDTRIGLAVHHITACPCTQVYARTLCGGFDTPLPYPTHSQRSETRIEVGRTGNIPCYEDLMECLEMALHVTQDLLKRPDEAEIVMKSHRAPQFAEDAVREVAREAGLRLGGRLPGSTPVIIESTSLESIHIHDVRCRMETTLACILDALSA
- the efp gene encoding elongation factor P, with protein sequence MYTASDLRKGLKIVLDGQPYIVSDFEFSKPGKGQALYRCKLKNMVTGYTMDRTYRSGDKFEPANLDEVRMQFLYKDAEGFHFMDTVKFDQVALSEEQVGDAKNFLKENMEVDVLFFDGNPISISLPIFVELLVTWAEPGIKGDTATGATKPVTLETGHVIQVPLFIEQGEILKIDTRTGQYVERVKK